A window of the Glaciimonas sp. CA11.2 genome harbors these coding sequences:
- a CDS encoding molybdopterin-dependent oxidoreductase: MKKRKFLLAALSATTIPAFAKKRTESIKETGPTLLTISGAIGKGNRGALDPALDQMMHKQNIQFDKAYVFNFATLTSLPAVDINPTLEYDAKPHALRGPLLTDVIAAAADKALPGNTAVKLRAVDGYVVQVALSDIRKYRFIVATHLDGQPIPLGGLGPLWAVYAPNSFPDMMARPLSARFPLCPWALYHIELSIA, encoded by the coding sequence ATGAAAAAAAGAAAATTTCTGTTAGCCGCACTGAGCGCTACCACCATCCCGGCTTTCGCAAAAAAACGAACAGAATCGATTAAAGAAACCGGCCCAACACTATTAACGATCAGCGGTGCAATCGGCAAAGGTAATCGCGGCGCGTTAGATCCGGCGTTGGATCAAATGATGCATAAGCAAAACATACAGTTTGACAAGGCATATGTTTTCAATTTCGCAACCCTGACTTCTTTACCTGCTGTTGACATAAATCCCACTCTGGAATACGACGCCAAACCGCATGCGTTGCGTGGGCCACTGCTAACCGATGTTATCGCGGCTGCGGCCGACAAAGCATTGCCCGGAAATACAGCGGTCAAATTACGTGCGGTCGATGGTTATGTAGTGCAGGTCGCACTGTCCGATATACGAAAATACCGCTTTATCGTTGCTACGCATCTGGATGGACAGCCGATTCCCTTGGGAGGATTGGGGCCTTTGTGGGCCGTGTACGCGCCAAATAGCTTCCCCGACATGATGGCGCGACCGCTATCAGCGCGTTTTCCCTTGTGCCCTTGGGCGCTATATCACATTGAATTGAGTATTGCCTAG